The region TGGATAAAGGGTGTTTAATATTAAATCAAACAGATGCTGAAGGTCCTATTGTTTTAACAATAGATAACAATAACTACGATGCACAATATTGGATAAATCAGTTCTTAAATATTAAATACGCCAACGATTTTAATTCGCACACACAAAATTATATCGAATTGTGTAAAGAATTTTCTACAGAAGTATTAAAAACGAGTTACGGAAATCAGGAACAAAATATCTTTTTAGCAAAAACCGTAGATTATTTTAAGGAGCACGAATTTGTAAACTTTGAAAATTTTAAAGAAGAAGTTTTTGAAGACGACAAACACAAAACCTTATTCGACGAATACAAGAAGTCTTTTGAAGGCGAACAAGAGCTTTTAATTTTAAATCAGTTTGATGTCGCCGAACCTGTAGTAAAAAAACAAAAAGCAAAAATTAAAACCGAGATTAAACTCGACACACAAATACAAATAAAACTAGATATTGATGCCCCAGACGCCGCTAGCGAATATCTAGAACGTGGTTTCGACGAAGAAAAAAAGATGTATTACTATAAAGTATTCTTTAATACAGAAGGTTAATACAATTTCTACTTAAAGACATAAACCTATATCGTATCTTACAGAAATAAATTAAGAATAATATTTAATAATTTAGGCTCTAATAATTGTCTTAAATAAATGACAAAAAATATATCAAAATGACACAAGAAGAATTTTTAGAAAAAAACGTATTCACAGGATTACAAAAA is a window of Formosa sediminum DNA encoding:
- a CDS encoding nucleoid-associated protein, giving the protein MIKRNNATITKFIIHKVGNKFNDTKNAFSENEVQFDEASYDLMLPFLLRPFGSVVQSHRFNHHANIKLNEINSYAESIFNDENSFIDVSKNIVKHLYEQSTSAQIKTGDVIVAIFEGIEFNEIVTNAVGIFKIESKSNFFQTYLEGNSYDVAVQQGINTKKVDKGCLILNQTDAEGPIVLTIDNNNYDAQYWINQFLNIKYANDFNSHTQNYIELCKEFSTEVLKTSYGNQEQNIFLAKTVDYFKEHEFVNFENFKEEVFEDDKHKTLFDEYKKSFEGEQELLILNQFDVAEPVVKKQKAKIKTEIKLDTQIQIKLDIDAPDAASEYLERGFDEEKKMYYYKVFFNTEG